From Draconibacterium halophilum, one genomic window encodes:
- a CDS encoding carbohydrate kinase family protein encodes MAKKIVAFGEVVWDILPTGKVLGGTPSNFVFRCNSLGEKGHLLSRVGDDELGAEAIETLIELGISDKNVQLDPVFKTGTVEVSFDENEEAVYKVAHDVAFDHIEFSAEALKLVRKADCLVFGLLPQRFGLSKNTLRELIKESPDSLHFFDLKLFEHFFSKKVVKRLLKAANVVRIKEKEIEFLAEKLEIEYTKIEDFAQTLSEKYKIDIVIITRGSIGVLALHATEGLFFEPGYDLKPVDNVGSGMAFAAGFLHYYLNGKPVDESLKFGNAVGALNTTKMGATSSFTKDDVLVFMQNNKQYKPVL; translated from the coding sequence ATGGCTAAAAAAATAGTTGCATTTGGCGAGGTTGTTTGGGATATTTTACCAACAGGTAAAGTATTGGGAGGAACTCCTTCTAATTTCGTTTTTCGGTGTAATTCACTGGGCGAAAAAGGCCATTTACTTTCGCGCGTTGGCGATGATGAATTAGGGGCAGAAGCAATTGAAACACTTATAGAACTTGGAATTTCTGATAAAAATGTTCAGCTTGATCCGGTATTTAAAACCGGAACGGTTGAAGTAAGTTTTGACGAAAACGAAGAGGCTGTTTACAAAGTGGCACACGATGTTGCTTTCGATCATATTGAATTTTCGGCAGAAGCATTAAAACTGGTTCGTAAAGCCGATTGTTTGGTATTTGGATTATTGCCGCAACGTTTTGGACTCTCGAAAAATACATTACGTGAGTTGATTAAAGAATCGCCCGACTCGCTTCACTTTTTCGATCTTAAATTATTCGAACACTTTTTCAGCAAAAAGGTAGTAAAACGTTTATTGAAAGCTGCCAATGTTGTTCGCATTAAAGAGAAAGAGATTGAATTTCTGGCCGAAAAACTGGAGATTGAATACACTAAAATTGAAGATTTTGCGCAGACCCTATCCGAAAAGTATAAAATTGATATTGTAATTATTACACGCGGAAGCATCGGTGTTCTGGCACTTCATGCCACCGAAGGTTTGTTTTTTGAACCGGGTTACGACTTGAAGCCGGTTGATAATGTAGGATCGGGAATGGCATTTGCTGCCGGGTTTTTACATTATTATTTGAATGGGAAACCGGTTGATGAATCCCTGAAATTCGGCAATGCTGTAGGTGCATTAAATACCACAAAAATGGGTGCCACCAGTTCCTTTACCAAAGACGACGTGCTGGTATTCATGCAAAATAACAAACAGTACAAGCCTGTGTTATAG
- the ppk2 gene encoding polyphosphate kinase 2 has product MENQEKKYNKKGKLSKKFYENELNRLQVELVRLQEWIKFKGLKVVVIFEGRDAAGKGGTIKRIIQTLNPRICKVVALGTPTEREKTQWYFQRYAPHLPAAGEMVLFDRSWYNRAGVEKVMGFCTNEEYWEFLRACPNFERMLIRSGIILIKYWFSVSQDEQEKRFRARLNEPTKRWKLSPMDIKSMEKFEDYSKAKDEMFAYTDTKISPWLMVDADDKKRARLNCIHHLLSSIPYQELEQKEIVLPDRQERKGYIRPPLDEMTYVPEVY; this is encoded by the coding sequence ATGGAAAATCAAGAAAAAAAATATAACAAAAAAGGAAAGCTCTCGAAGAAATTTTACGAAAATGAGCTTAACAGGCTTCAGGTTGAACTGGTTCGCCTGCAGGAATGGATAAAATTTAAAGGATTAAAAGTTGTTGTGATCTTTGAAGGGCGCGATGCTGCAGGAAAGGGAGGTACAATAAAACGCATAATACAAACACTAAATCCGCGAATTTGTAAGGTTGTTGCTCTGGGTACTCCCACCGAACGCGAAAAAACACAATGGTATTTTCAACGTTACGCTCCACATCTTCCGGCTGCCGGCGAGATGGTATTATTCGACCGCAGTTGGTACAACAGAGCTGGTGTTGAAAAAGTTATGGGCTTTTGCACCAACGAAGAATATTGGGAGTTCCTACGTGCTTGTCCGAACTTTGAGCGCATGTTAATCCGCTCTGGCATTATTCTAATAAAGTATTGGTTTTCGGTGAGTCAGGATGAGCAGGAAAAACGTTTCAGAGCTCGATTAAATGAACCTACAAAACGCTGGAAACTGAGCCCAATGGATATCAAATCAATGGAAAAATTTGAGGATTATTCAAAAGCCAAAGATGAAATGTTTGCTTACACCGACACAAAAATAAGCCCCTGGTTAATGGTTGATGCCGATGACAAAAAACGCGCACGATTAAATTGCATCCATCACTTATTATCATCAATCCCCTACCAGGAACTGGAACAAAAAGAAATTGTGCTTCCTGATCGACAGGAACGAAAAGGATATATACGCCCGCCACTCGATGAAATGACATATGTTCCGGAAGTTTATTAA
- a CDS encoding efflux RND transporter periplasmic adaptor subunit — protein MAIKRKYIIITAVVLCIIAIAAFAGSFSTKKSEKFFVVEKGPFEASLNCKGEINGLVATPIPMPKILGDRELRIWQLKILDLTQDGKYVKKGDFIIQLDASQIISGMREERQKLETEEADLKNAKIDSTVRLTELREDIKNAKLDLEYNKIDLEQSVYESAAYQRKAQMTYQKAENLIAKKQRDYQLEQNKLKMRVGRSEERVKRSKEKIDKFQQAMQAARITAPEDGIVIFGESWDGTKYSKDGNISTWSNGPPIATLPDMSEVLSETYVKEIDISKINVGDKVNVSFDALEGVVINGDIKSIARVGEDHKDFDMKVFKVIIHLDESNDGLKPAMSSNNDIILASEEQALFVPINAVVSENGEDFVYLSNHSNKQKTPVTTGVENEAFVLIKSGLQEGDKVILNPLLEEN, from the coding sequence ATGGCCATAAAAAGAAAATATATAATAATAACCGCAGTTGTACTTTGCATTATTGCCATTGCAGCTTTTGCCGGTTCTTTTTCGACAAAAAAGTCGGAGAAATTTTTTGTAGTTGAAAAAGGTCCTTTTGAGGCTTCGTTAAACTGCAAAGGAGAAATTAACGGTTTGGTGGCCACGCCCATTCCAATGCCAAAAATACTTGGCGACAGAGAATTGAGGATTTGGCAACTAAAAATACTCGACCTTACTCAGGATGGAAAATACGTTAAAAAAGGTGATTTTATAATTCAGCTCGATGCCAGCCAGATTATTTCAGGTATGCGCGAAGAACGGCAAAAACTGGAAACGGAAGAAGCAGACTTGAAGAACGCAAAGATCGACAGTACAGTGAGGCTAACCGAACTTCGGGAAGATATAAAAAATGCCAAACTTGATCTGGAATACAATAAAATCGATTTAGAACAGTCTGTTTACGAATCGGCAGCCTATCAGCGCAAAGCTCAGATGACATACCAAAAAGCAGAAAATTTAATTGCGAAAAAGCAGCGCGACTACCAGCTTGAGCAAAACAAACTTAAAATGCGTGTTGGCCGATCGGAAGAGCGCGTTAAGCGAAGCAAAGAAAAGATTGACAAATTTCAACAGGCCATGCAAGCGGCGCGCATAACAGCTCCTGAAGATGGAATTGTAATTTTTGGGGAAAGCTGGGATGGTACCAAATACAGTAAAGATGGCAACATTTCAACCTGGTCGAACGGACCTCCAATTGCCACTTTACCCGATATGTCGGAAGTGCTTTCGGAAACCTATGTTAAAGAAATTGATATTTCGAAGATAAATGTGGGAGATAAAGTTAATGTTTCGTTTGATGCACTGGAAGGTGTTGTGATTAACGGCGACATAAAGTCGATTGCCCGGGTTGGTGAAGACCATAAAGATTTTGATATGAAAGTGTTTAAAGTTATCATTCATCTTGATGAGTCGAACGATGGACTAAAGCCGGCAATGTCGAGCAACAATGACATAATTTTAGCCAGCGAAGAGCAAGCTTTGTTTGTTCCCATAAATGCTGTGGTAAGCGAAAATGGCGAAGATTTTGTTTACCTTTCCAACCATAGCAACAAACAAAAAACGCCTGTAACTACCGGTGTTGAGAATGAAGCATTTGTGCTTATAAAAAGCGGACTTCAGGAAGGTGATAAAGTAATTTTAAATCCTTTACTGGAAGAAAATTAG
- a CDS encoding TolC family protein: MKKIVLSFILILGLNGFAFAQEELVLTLPEVIDIASEQSIDAFRNKNMYLASYWEHRFYKAERLPSISLSANPADFNRFNNKEYNFETNEDEFRLREYFNSEVTVSAVQNVSLTGGQVFLRSELGMIKNLGGDKNTSFNATPISIGFSQELNGYNRLKWQSKIEPLKFEKAKKEFIQDMEDLRVRSTSRFFGLINAQIQKNIAEMNYANADTLYKIGKGRFQVGTVTQDELLELELRLLNSEQALNIAQLGEKRAQAMLNSFLGLPKETIIKCIVPSDIPELQIDPDKAINEAIENNPEIIGHQQQRLQQDENVAIAKSERGLNTTLYAMYGLNKSAENFDDVYSEPDKSQVFSLGLNIPIIDWGRGKGRYSMAQSNREVALATIRQERIDFEQDIYQSVLEFNLQAGQVNTAAKADTVAQMGYKVTFQRFLIGKIDVTRLNIASNDQETARMSYLSRLRDYWSAYYRLRSLTLFDFEKKQPLKADYDKLLGN, translated from the coding sequence ATGAAAAAAATAGTTCTGTCATTTATTTTAATTCTGGGCCTTAATGGATTTGCCTTTGCCCAGGAAGAACTGGTATTAACATTGCCCGAAGTGATCGACATCGCTTCTGAACAATCAATCGATGCTTTCCGAAACAAAAACATGTATTTGGCAAGTTACTGGGAACACCGCTTTTATAAAGCCGAGCGTTTGCCAAGTATTTCGTTAAGTGCCAACCCCGCGGATTTTAACCGCTTCAATAACAAAGAGTACAACTTTGAAACCAATGAAGATGAATTTCGCCTGCGCGAATATTTTAACTCTGAGGTTACGGTTTCGGCGGTTCAAAATGTTTCGTTAACTGGCGGCCAAGTATTTTTACGCTCGGAATTGGGCATGATTAAAAACCTTGGTGGCGACAAAAACACATCGTTCAATGCCACGCCTATTAGTATTGGTTTTTCGCAGGAATTGAACGGCTACAATCGTCTAAAATGGCAATCAAAAATCGAACCTTTAAAATTCGAAAAAGCAAAAAAAGAATTTATTCAAGATATGGAAGATTTGCGTGTAAGATCCACTTCACGCTTTTTTGGGTTAATTAATGCCCAGATTCAGAAAAACATTGCTGAAATGAATTACGCCAACGCCGATACCCTTTATAAAATCGGGAAAGGACGTTTTCAGGTGGGAACAGTTACACAGGATGAATTATTGGAGCTGGAACTCAGGCTATTGAACAGCGAACAAGCTTTGAACATTGCCCAGCTTGGTGAAAAAAGAGCTCAGGCGATGCTTAACTCATTCCTGGGTCTTCCGAAAGAAACAATTATTAAATGTATTGTTCCCAGCGATATACCAGAATTACAAATTGATCCGGATAAAGCCATAAACGAGGCAATCGAAAACAATCCGGAAATCATTGGTCATCAACAACAACGACTGCAGCAAGACGAAAATGTAGCGATCGCCAAATCGGAACGAGGGCTAAACACCACACTTTATGCCATGTATGGTTTAAACAAAAGTGCCGAGAATTTTGATGACGTTTATTCCGAACCCGACAAAAGCCAGGTTTTTAGTTTGGGCTTAAACATTCCCATTATTGATTGGGGACGTGGAAAAGGCCGCTACTCAATGGCCCAATCGAACCGGGAAGTTGCCCTGGCAACAATCAGACAGGAGCGCATTGATTTTGAACAGGATATTTACCAAAGTGTACTCGAGTTCAATCTTCAGGCCGGGCAGGTTAATACCGCTGCCAAGGCCGATACTGTTGCTCAAATGGGATACAAGGTTACATTTCAGCGCTTCCTCATCGGCAAGATTGATGTAACACGCCTTAACATTGCCAGTAACGACCAGGAAACAGCACGTATGTCTTACCTTTCGCGACTACGTGATTATTGGTCAGCTTATTACAGGCTACGTAGTTTAACGCTTTTTGATTTTGAGAAAAAGCAACCGCTTAAAGCTGATTACGACAAACTTTTAGGAAACTAG
- a CDS encoding ABC transporter permease, whose protein sequence is MFIKRYLHDILIAVEAIIANRLKSILTALGIIFGVAAVISMMAIGNGAEQEILEQIKLVGVNNIVITPSSYSLSDGNGGESNGSGQPTAKNFSKGLTLLDVEAIKKIVPTVERITPVISFNYSALLNGISKPVVLEGIENHYFDLFNMQLAEGKRFNSAQIEKGLPVCVVGNNIKEQFFRQQDPIGKYIKCGQIWLKIIGVVERRDYTASASDELGISSSDNKIFIPVQTMLLRFKNRSLIRADEVLSANKGGGGDGMVVIYGGQEQTEEPVDTDNNLNQLDKIIVQIKETEQLNNSATLIKRMMLRRHSELYDFEVTIPELLLKQQQKTKKIFNIVLGVIAGISLVVGGIGIMNIMLASVLERIREIGVRQALGAKQKDIIAQFLSESTLISLTGGIIGIILGVVLSKIITAVFDIKTIVSAFSIVIAFGVSVGVGIIFGYLPAKRAASNDPVVSLRS, encoded by the coding sequence ATGTTTATTAAAAGATATTTACACGATATTCTGATAGCGGTTGAAGCCATTATTGCCAACCGCTTGAAATCGATTCTTACTGCACTCGGTATCATCTTTGGTGTTGCTGCAGTAATAAGTATGATGGCCATTGGGAATGGTGCCGAACAGGAAATTCTGGAACAGATTAAACTTGTTGGAGTAAACAATATTGTTATAACACCAAGCAGTTATTCGTTATCAGATGGAAACGGCGGAGAAAGCAATGGCAGTGGTCAGCCCACAGCCAAAAATTTTTCAAAAGGACTTACGCTTTTAGATGTAGAGGCAATTAAAAAGATTGTCCCTACTGTTGAGAGAATCACGCCTGTTATTTCGTTTAACTACTCGGCGCTTTTGAATGGCATCAGCAAACCGGTTGTGCTCGAAGGGATTGAAAATCACTACTTCGATCTGTTTAATATGCAACTGGCCGAAGGAAAGCGTTTTAATTCTGCACAGATTGAAAAAGGATTACCCGTTTGTGTTGTTGGCAATAATATTAAAGAACAGTTTTTTCGCCAGCAAGATCCCATTGGGAAATACATTAAATGCGGACAAATCTGGCTGAAAATTATTGGTGTTGTAGAACGACGCGATTATACGGCCTCGGCATCCGACGAACTGGGAATTAGCAGCTCCGACAATAAAATTTTTATACCCGTACAAACCATGTTGCTTCGGTTTAAAAACCGTTCGCTAATTCGGGCCGACGAAGTTTTAAGTGCCAATAAAGGTGGTGGCGGCGACGGAATGGTTGTTATTTACGGCGGACAGGAACAAACAGAAGAACCGGTTGATACCGACAACAATCTGAATCAACTCGATAAAATCATTGTTCAGATAAAAGAAACGGAACAGCTGAACAACTCGGCAACATTAATAAAACGCATGATGCTGCGCAGACATTCTGAACTTTATGATTTTGAAGTTACCATCCCCGAACTTCTGCTCAAACAGCAGCAAAAAACAAAGAAAATATTCAACATCGTTTTAGGTGTAATTGCAGGTATTTCGCTTGTAGTTGGAGGTATAGGTATTATGAACATCATGCTGGCATCGGTATTGGAACGTATTCGCGAAATTGGTGTTCGCCAGGCTCTTGGAGCCAAACAAAAAGACATTATCGCACAGTTTCTTTCCGAGTCTACATTAATCAGTTTAACAGGAGGAATTATTGGAATTATTCTGGGGGTTGTGCTCTCGAAAATAATTACAGCCGTGTTCGATATTAAAACTATTGTTTCCGCCTTTAGCATTGTTATTGCTTTTGGCGTATCGGTTGGTGTAGGAATTATTTTTGGTTATCTGCCCGCCAAACGTGCAGCTTCCAACGATCCGGTAGTAAGTCTTCGTTCATAA
- a CDS encoding efflux RND transporter periplasmic adaptor subunit has protein sequence MKKKNWLFAAMAVIVLFVVIIIISGSKSETTQITTKVMKGPFEVLVYSSGQLESENSDHVYIPEKMKDRQTRISNLTITDIVEEGTYVDSGDYVATLDHQAVQEQLKDAQDELEKTLSEYNDSKIDSNLTLSNERDQIINARLDVEERKIAVDESIYESPSEQKKVRMDYDKALRKLEQSKQAYTLKTQQEINKVNRKFITYKQVKERVDALEELMDQLIIYSPKAGMISYHQYEWGGTVETGSRVSQWSPIIATFPNMNNLVTKTFINEIDIALIKPGQKVRIGIDAFPDKTLTGEVATVANMGQLMPKSDAKVFEVKIKVDGSDPDLKPAMTTSNTIQASYIEDATYIPIEAVFANDSLSFVYLSDSETRQIIEPGEANENYVVVNQGLEEGQEVQLMKPEDAAEYKLSGFEIYADMKRKAAEKKAEEAAKKKEKQQEKAPELPEGMTLPPGVTITSAS, from the coding sequence ATGAAGAAAAAAAACTGGCTGTTTGCCGCCATGGCAGTAATTGTACTGTTCGTGGTCATCATTATTATTTCAGGTTCGAAAAGCGAAACCACACAAATTACCACCAAAGTTATGAAAGGCCCTTTTGAAGTGCTGGTTTATTCCAGCGGGCAGCTTGAATCAGAAAATTCGGATCATGTTTATATTCCGGAAAAAATGAAGGATCGCCAAACCCGCATTTCTAACCTTACCATTACGGATATTGTAGAGGAAGGAACTTATGTCGATTCGGGAGATTACGTCGCCACACTCGACCATCAGGCCGTTCAGGAACAGTTAAAAGATGCTCAGGACGAACTGGAAAAAACCTTGTCGGAATACAACGACAGTAAGATCGATTCGAACCTTACCCTCAGCAACGAACGCGATCAGATTATTAATGCGAGACTGGATGTGGAAGAGCGAAAAATAGCGGTTGACGAATCGATTTATGAATCGCCGTCGGAACAAAAAAAGGTAAGAATGGATTACGACAAAGCTTTACGGAAACTGGAGCAATCGAAACAAGCTTATACCTTAAAAACGCAACAGGAAATCAATAAGGTTAACCGTAAATTCATCACCTACAAACAAGTAAAAGAGCGTGTTGATGCGCTGGAAGAATTAATGGATCAGCTGATTATTTATTCGCCAAAAGCGGGTATGATTTCCTACCATCAGTACGAATGGGGAGGCACAGTTGAAACAGGTTCGCGCGTTTCGCAGTGGAGCCCCATAATCGCTACTTTCCCGAATATGAATAACCTGGTTACCAAAACATTTATTAACGAAATTGACATTGCTCTTATAAAACCCGGGCAGAAAGTAAGGATTGGAATAGATGCTTTTCCCGACAAAACTTTAACCGGCGAAGTGGCCACTGTAGCCAACATGGGCCAGCTAATGCCTAAAAGTGATGCAAAGGTTTTTGAGGTAAAAATTAAGGTCGACGGCTCCGATCCCGATCTGAAGCCGGCAATGACCACCAGTAACACCATCCAGGCCAGTTATATTGAAGATGCTACCTATATTCCCATTGAGGCAGTGTTTGCAAACGATAGCTTGTCGTTTGTTTACCTCAGCGATTCGGAAACCAGGCAAATTATTGAACCCGGAGAAGCAAACGAAAACTATGTGGTTGTTAACCAAGGCCTTGAAGAAGGGCAAGAAGTACAGTTGATGAAACCTGAGGATGCAGCCGAATATAAACTTTCGGGTTTTGAAATTTATGCGGATATGAAACGTAAAGCCGCAGAAAAAAAGGCTGAAGAAGCAGCGAAAAAGAAAGAAAAGCAACAGGAAAAAGCACCTGAACTTCCAGAGGGAATGACATTGCCTCCGGGCGTTACAATTACGTCAGCCAGTTAA
- a CDS encoding DMT family transporter produces the protein MSVNIIPDPSITSFIGNLFPVMVTLGGIVLLKEKFGWIEIVGAALALIGTFIISYTGGTSLKTLFIAGTGVVVINALFATTATLIVKVHVKNISPELFNLNRYTWLLTFSVIAFYIYSPPATIPTKAFANISIGVFLEFIAILTVYYSYQFIDASRSAVVQTLKGIFVLIGAYLVFQTFPLLHQFMGGMVTVIGVLIMTLAQAGIFKSRPKLPN, from the coding sequence ATTTCCGTAAATATTATTCCCGATCCTTCCATCACATCGTTTATCGGCAACCTTTTTCCGGTAATGGTTACTTTAGGTGGTATTGTTTTGTTGAAAGAAAAGTTTGGATGGATTGAAATCGTTGGTGCCGCACTGGCGCTAATCGGTACTTTTATTATTAGTTATACCGGCGGAACAAGTTTAAAAACGCTGTTTATTGCCGGAACAGGAGTTGTTGTTATTAACGCTCTTTTTGCCACCACGGCAACACTTATTGTAAAAGTGCATGTAAAAAACATCAGCCCCGAGCTGTTTAACCTGAACCGCTACACCTGGCTGTTAACCTTTTCAGTCATTGCTTTTTATATTTACAGTCCGCCAGCAACTATCCCAACTAAAGCTTTTGCCAATATTTCAATTGGGGTTTTCCTCGAATTCATTGCCATTTTAACGGTTTATTACTCCTATCAATTTATTGATGCTTCGCGGTCGGCAGTGGTGCAAACACTGAAAGGGATTTTTGTGTTAATCGGTGCCTACCTCGTTTTTCAGACCTTCCCGTTGTTGCATCAGTTTATGGGAGGAATGGTGACAGTAATCGGTGTTCTGATAATGACGCTGGCACAAGCTGGTATTTTTAAATCACGCCCCAAACTTCCAAACTGA
- a CDS encoding EamA family transporter, whose product MKTATFKGYLLALVATIAFSNVYIFSKAALNEIHLTQFGIYWCGFGVLFSFLFALKNKKLGQLKILDRKQRRILLLLGVLEILTTSTFLFP is encoded by the coding sequence ATGAAAACAGCCACATTTAAGGGATACCTGCTGGCACTGGTTGCCACAATTGCTTTCTCAAACGTATACATATTTAGTAAGGCGGCGTTAAATGAAATTCATTTAACACAATTTGGTATTTACTGGTGTGGTTTTGGGGTGTTGTTTAGTTTTCTTTTCGCCCTGAAAAACAAAAAATTGGGTCAGCTAAAAATTCTGGATAGAAAACAACGTCGCATTCTCCTGCTACTTGGTGTTCTTGAAATCCTGACTACCAGTACTTTTTTATTTCCGTAA